The following nucleotide sequence is from Nautilia sp. PV-1.
AATATAACAGATAAAATAATTGTAAAAATAGACGACAGGCAAAATAAAATAGATTTGAACAATCTGAAGCTACAGTATGAAATATTAAAAAAAGAAATTGAAAACCAGCAGCAGATAGTAAAAAGAAAAAAAAACGTTTATGAAAAATATAAAAATTTAAAAACAAAATCTCAAATGGAAAAAGATTTAAAGTTTTACGATTATATGAATGCCTTAAACCAGCTTTTAAATTTAAAGTCTCAATTAGACAACACATCCGCAAATATCGATAAAATAAAAGACATTATCAACAAAAAGAATATAAAAGCAAACGGTTATGTGTATAAAATTTACGTTAATAAAAACGACTACGTGGCACCAGGCGTTTTAGTAGCGGAAGTAGACGATGTATCAAAACAGAAACTTACAGTTTATGTTCCTATAGAAGATATCGGATCGATTAAAAACAAACATGTTTACATAAACGGTAAAAAAAGCAATTTTAAAATTTATAAAATCTGGAATATTCCTGACACTCAGTATATAACAAGCTATAAAGTCGAACTTGTAGGCAATGGACTAAAGTTTGGAAAAATTGTAAAAGTGGAGTTTAAATAGGAAGAAATGTTAAATTCTGAATTTAACTATTTCTTCTCCTAAAGATTTTGAAATTTCTTTTAATTCTTCCGCTTTTTTATAAGCGACGTCGATTTCTTTTTTATTTTCGTTTACCATTTCATTAATTTTTTCTATATGATGTTTGATATTTAAAATAGCGTTTTCACTCTCTTCAAACTCTTTTACGCTTTCATCAAATACTTTATTGGTATTGGTCATAACTTCGCTTACTTCTATTACAGAACTGTTTACTTCGCCGGAAATTGTTGTTAAAGAGCTTATATCGTTTGTAATAGTATCCATCTCTTTAGCTGCTTCATCGGATGTGCTCAGAAGGTTTGAAATACTTGAGTTTATTTCATTAAGAGCTTCCTGTGTTCTTTCGGCAAGTGTTCTTACCTCATCTGCGACAACGGCAAATCCTCTTCCGTGTTCTCCCGCTCTGGCGGCTTCTATAGCGGCATTTAAAGCAAGCAGATTAGTCTGTTCGGCAATATCATTGATAATGTTTAAAATATTTTTCATCTCTTCTACGGAATTTGAAAGAGATTTGATTCTTTCACTTAATTTGTTTTCATTCTCAACGTTTATATTTATTACATTTTCGAGTTTTTGCATTAGAGTCTGTACTTTTTGAATATTATCAAAAGCTTTTTTAACTTCTTTTTGAGACTGGATTATTTTCTTTTCCACAACTTCTATTTTTTCTGCAACTTCATTGCTTTCTTCATAACTGGTATCAGAATGCTCTTTAGTTTGAGTGATGATTTCTTCAAGGGATTTTGAAATATTTAGTATCGTGTTTGAAACGTTGTCGTTTCTTTGTATTGTGTTTATGAGTTTTTCAAACAGGGAAACAAGGCTTTTTCTCATACTTTCGAGTGAAAAAACAAGTTCTGAGAGTTCATTTTTGGCATCGTATTCGAGTTCTTTTGAAAAATCCAAATCAGCGAGCTGGGAAATATTTACTTTTGTTTTTTTAATTGCGGACATAATTGTTTTATAAATGATTTGTAATTGGACAAATCCGAAAATAATAAACAGTATTGCGATAACAACAGTCGCCATTAGGATAAAATCCAAATCTTTATTTAAAAGCTCTTTTTTCTTTTTAAACTGTTTTATTAGAAGATTGCTTATGTTATTTAAATTGTTTATAAACGTTTCTACGTCATTGTCAAGCTGCATTTTTAAATCGAGATTTTTTTGATTGTTAAGATAAGTGTTTGCTAGTTTTAGAGATTCATTATAAATTCTTGAAAAAACGGCTTTTAAATCATCAGTATTGTTGATAATCTGATGTTTTTTGATTATTTCCAAGGTTTTAAGACCGCTTTGATAGTCGTTTTTAATTCTTTGAAGAAGTTCTTTGTTTTTACTGAGACCTATATCTTTTGCATACTGCTGCATCTGCAGGGTTTTTGCTTCAAGTCTGTTTACAAGAATATTTACGTGAGCGGTTTTTTCTTCTAAAATACTTTTGTGTTTTATATCCGTAATAAAAAAATAAAGATAAGCGCTGTAAAACAGAAAACCGACTACCATTCCTGTAATACCGATAATTAAGATCTTTTTAATGGAAAAATTTTTTAAAACCTCCATAATAGTCCTTTTGACATAATTTTAATATTATTTTAACATGAATCAATATTCAAAACAAGGTTGGCGTGGCGGTTTCCTGAGTCACTTTCATGTCTCCCGTCAGCAATATTCCGATTTCGTCTATATCAAGATAATCGGGATATTCTATCTCAATACCCCAGCTGTTGTAAAAAATCGCTTTATCTCCTCTTATTTCTTCAAATTCCAGTATTTCGTCATCTACAAGGATCTGCATTCCTTTTTGTAATTCGTATACTTTTCTCAAACTAAACCTTTTTATGGTTTTTTTTAATTATAACACTTAATTTTTTAATTTTACTTAAACATAACAAAATGTTAATCCCAGCTTTCAATAACGTCTTTGAATATATCGGCAAGTTTTATAACTTCTTCAGGTGTGGTGCGTTCATTCGGAGCGTGTATTGTATCGTTGATTACGCCGAATTCCACAACTTTAACACCGTATTTGGCAAAAAACCTCGCATCGCTTGTACCGCCCGCCGTTGAATGCTTAGGCGTAATATTTGTATGCTTCTGAATAGACCTGTCCAGAAATTTGACAACTTTTGTATCAGGTGAGGTTATGAAAGGCTCCGCGCTTTGTTTAAGCTCGAGTGTATAGTTCATGTCTTTAAAATATTTATGTATAAACTCTTCTATTTTTTTCTTGTCTGTATGAGTGTTGTTTCTGACGTTAAACATCATTTTAAGCTCTCCCGGAGTTACGTTTGTAACTTCCATTCCGGCTCTTATGTCCGTAACGACAAATTTGCTAGGTGCAAAAAATTCATCTCCGCTGTCTAAATCAACTCCGGCTATTTTATGTAAAACCTGAGCGACTTTATGTATCGGATTGATCGATTTTTCCGGATATGCGGCGTGCCCCTGAAGGCCTATTTTTTTAAGCATTCCGTTGATTGAACCTCTTCTTCCTATTTTTATAGCATCTCCAAATGTTTTTTCACATGTAGGTTCCGCCACTATGGCGTAATCCGGAATCATGTTTTTTTCTTTTAAAATTTCAAGCATATGTTTCGTTCCCCATACCGCGTCGCCTTCTTCGTCGCTGGTAATAAGTGCCGAAAGGGTTCCTTTAAAACCTTTGGCGTTTTTCATAGCCCATAAAAACGCGGCAAGTCCGCTTTTCATATCCTGTGCGCCTCTTGCGTAAATAAAACCGTCTTTTTCAGTCGGAATAAAAGGGTCTGTGTTCCATCCGTCACCCGGAGGCACTACGTCAATATGCCCTCCGAAGCATAAATGGTCTCCATCTCCGTATTTTTTATAGATAAAAAGATTTTTTACGCCTTCTTTTTCGGTTTCTATTGTCTCAAATCCGTTAAGATATTCTTTTATAAACTCCATTCCTCCGTCGTCATCCGGTGTTATGGATTTGAATTCAAGCAGTTTTTTAAAAAGATCTATTACATTCATTATAAGCCTTTATAAATATTTTTGCAATTATATTATTTTTTTCCGATATATCTAAAAGGTCTTTCTGTGAAATATACCGTTTCTAAATCTTTAAATATTTTAAAAAACTTTTCTTTTGTTATAGGATATTTTCTAATAGTTTCAAATACAAAATAACCGCCTTTTTTCAGTGCCGAAGGAATCTGCTTTAAAAGATTGAAATTGTAATATTTTATCATCAAAATCACATCAAATTCGTTTTTCGGAATAATGAAATTATCCAGATCCATACATATTGTCTTTATTCTGTTATCGTTGATTTTTGCAATTCCGACTTCGCTTATGTCTATGAGTGTGACGTCATAGCCTTTATCCGCCAGGACTTTTGCGTTTCTTCCGTATCCTCCCGCAAGATCCAGAGCTTTGCCTTTTTTGGAAGGTATATAATTTATTAATATGCTGGGAGGTTTCGGTGTAAGGGTTTTATATTTTTCGTTCCATTTTAGTTTTTCTTTTATCATTTTATACCTTTGAGACAGTGTAATATAAATCCGCTTGTATGTCAAAATGTGCTATAATATATAAATAAGCATTAGGAGTTTTTATGAAAAAAATTTTAGCTAAAATGGATGAATATAAAGAAAAAATCATTTCAATTAGAAGACATATTCATATGTATCCCGATCTTTCAGGTGAAGAGAAGCCGACAAGAGATTATGTCAAAGATATTTTAGAATCAAACGGAATAAAAACAAAAACGTTTAAGGATAATTATGCATTGGTATCAGAAATAATAACGGATGAGAAAAAGCCGTTTCTCGCTTTCAGAGCTGATATGGACGCTCTTCCGATACAGGAGGAAAATCACGTTTCTTATGCTTCAAAGAAAAAAGGCGTTATGCATGCCTGCGGACATGATGCTCATACTGCGATACTGACGGGGGTTATGCTGTTTTTAAATGAAATAAAAGAGAATCTTAATATTAATATCAGGGGTGTATTTCAGCATAAAGAAGAGGTGTTTGAAGGAGGCAGCAGCGATTTGATAAAAGTCGGTGTGCTTGAAAACGTAAAGGAAATATACGGACTTCATATGTATCCGTATTTGAAAACGGGAGAAATCGGATATAAATACGGAGAAATGATGGCGAGTGCGGATATGTTTGAAATAGAAATATTCGGTAAAAGCGCTCACGGAGCCAGACCGCACGAAGGAGTTGATGCTATTCTTACGGCTTCAATGGCTGTTAATTCAATTAATCATATCGTCAGCAGAAGAATTGATCCTCTTCATCCGGCGGTAATATCGTTCGGAACTATTGAGGGTGGAAAAGCTCCGAATATAATATGTGATCACGTAAAACTTAGCGGAACGGTAAGAACCCTTAACGATAAAGTAAGAAGTGATATTAAAAAAATGACAGAAGACGCCGTAAGCGGTATAGCAAAAAGCATGGGAGCAGAATATAAATTTCATTATTATTACGGCAACAGCGAACTTATCAATACAAAAGAGTGTGTCGATAAAATTATAAATAATGCAAAAATGCTCGGAATTAAGCCTGTGGATTTAGTACAGCCGGTTATGGGAGGTGAAGATTTCGCCGAATATCTAAAAGTCGTAAAAGGAGC
It contains:
- a CDS encoding methyl-accepting chemotaxis protein, translated to MEVLKNFSIKKILIIGITGMVVGFLFYSAYLYFFITDIKHKSILEEKTAHVNILVNRLEAKTLQMQQYAKDIGLSKNKELLQRIKNDYQSGLKTLEIIKKHQIINNTDDLKAVFSRIYNESLKLANTYLNNQKNLDLKMQLDNDVETFINNLNNISNLLIKQFKKKKELLNKDLDFILMATVVIAILFIIFGFVQLQIIYKTIMSAIKKTKVNISQLADLDFSKELEYDAKNELSELVFSLESMRKSLVSLFEKLINTIQRNDNVSNTILNISKSLEEIITQTKEHSDTSYEESNEVAEKIEVVEKKIIQSQKEVKKAFDNIQKVQTLMQKLENVININVENENKLSERIKSLSNSVEEMKNILNIINDIAEQTNLLALNAAIEAARAGEHGRGFAVVADEVRTLAERTQEALNEINSSISNLLSTSDEAAKEMDTITNDISSLTTISGEVNSSVIEVSEVMTNTNKVFDESVKEFEESENAILNIKHHIEKINEMVNENKKEIDVAYKKAEELKEISKSLGEEIVKFRI
- the dapE gene encoding succinyl-diaminopimelate desuccinylase yields the protein MNVIDLFKKLLEFKSITPDDDGGMEFIKEYLNGFETIETEKEGVKNLFIYKKYGDGDHLCFGGHIDVVPPGDGWNTDPFIPTEKDGFIYARGAQDMKSGLAAFLWAMKNAKGFKGTLSALITSDEEGDAVWGTKHMLEILKEKNMIPDYAIVAEPTCEKTFGDAIKIGRRGSINGMLKKIGLQGHAAYPEKSINPIHKVAQVLHKIAGVDLDSGDEFFAPSKFVVTDIRAGMEVTNVTPGELKMMFNVRNNTHTDKKKIEEFIHKYFKDMNYTLELKQSAEPFITSPDTKVVKFLDRSIQKHTNITPKHSTAGGTSDARFFAKYGVKVVEFGVINDTIHAPNERTTPEEVIKLADIFKDVIESWD
- a CDS encoding bifunctional 2-polyprenyl-6-hydroxyphenol methylase/3-demethylubiquinol 3-O-methyltransferase UbiG yields the protein MIKEKLKWNEKYKTLTPKPPSILINYIPSKKGKALDLAGGYGRNAKVLADKGYDVTLIDISEVGIAKINDNRIKTICMDLDNFIIPKNEFDVILMIKYYNFNLLKQIPSALKKGGYFVFETIRKYPITKEKFFKIFKDLETVYFTERPFRYIGKK
- a CDS encoding amidohydrolase; translation: MKKILAKMDEYKEKIISIRRHIHMYPDLSGEEKPTRDYVKDILESNGIKTKTFKDNYALVSEIITDEKKPFLAFRADMDALPIQEENHVSYASKKKGVMHACGHDAHTAILTGVMLFLNEIKENLNINIRGVFQHKEEVFEGGSSDLIKVGVLENVKEIYGLHMYPYLKTGEIGYKYGEMMASADMFEIEIFGKSAHGARPHEGVDAILTASMAVNSINHIVSRRIDPLHPAVISFGTIEGGKAPNIICDHVKLSGTVRTLNDKVRSDIKKMTEDAVSGIAKSMGAEYKFHYYYGNSELINTKECVDKIINNAKMLGIKPVDLVQPVMGGEDFAEYLKVVKGAYFRLGCCSKIKDTCYPQHHPKFNIDEDSLLLGAKILASLALDEK
- a CDS encoding succinyl-diaminopimelate desuccinylase, encoding MRKVYELQKGMQILVDDEILEFEEIRGDKAIFYNSWGIEIEYPDYLDIDEIGILLTGDMKVTQETATPTLF